In Helicobacter pylori, a single genomic region encodes these proteins:
- a CDS encoding agmatine deiminase, protein MKRMLAEFEKIQAILMAFPHEFGDWAYCIKEARESFLNIIQAIAKHAQVLVCVHTSDTIGYETLKNLSGVEIAKVDTNDTWARDFGAISIENHGVLECLDFGFNGWGLKYPSNLDNQVNFKLKNLGFLKHPLKTMPYILEGGSIESDGAGSILTNTQCLLEKNRNPHLNQNGIENMLKKELGAKQVLWYSYGYLKGDDTNSHTDTLARFLDKDTIVYSACEDKNDEHYTALKNMQEELKTFKKLDGMPYKLIPLEIPKAIFDENQQRLPATYVNFLLCNDALIVPTYNDPKDALILETLKQHTPLEVIGVDCNTLIKQHGSLHCVTMQLY, encoded by the coding sequence ATGAAAAGAATGTTAGCGGAGTTTGAAAAAATCCAAGCGATTTTAATGGCGTTCCCCCATGAGTTTGGCGATTGGGCGTATTGCATCAAAGAGGCTAGGGAAAGTTTTTTAAACATCATTCAAGCCATAGCTAAACACGCTCAGGTGTTAGTGTGCGTCCATACTAGCGATACTATCGGCTATGAAACGCTTAAAAACTTATCTGGTGTAGAAATCGCAAAGGTCGACACTAACGACACATGGGCTAGGGATTTTGGAGCGATCAGCATTGAAAATCATGGCGTTTTGGAGTGCTTGGATTTTGGTTTTAATGGCTGGGGGTTGAAATACCCTTCCAATTTAGACAATCAAGTGAATTTCAAGCTCAAAAATTTAGGGTTTTTGAAACACCCTTTAAAAACGATGCCCTATATTTTAGAGGGCGGGAGCATAGAAAGCGATGGGGCCGGGAGTATTTTAACCAACACCCAATGCCTGTTAGAAAAAAATCGTAACCCCCATTTGAATCAAAATGGAATAGAAAACATGCTTAAAAAGGAATTAGGGGCTAAACAAGTGCTGTGGTATTCTTATGGCTATCTCAAAGGCGATGACACCAATAGCCATACCGACACGCTCGCTCGCTTTTTAGATAAAGACACCATTGTTTATAGTGCATGCGAGGATAAAAACGATGAGCATTACACAGCCTTAAAAAACATGCAAGAAGAATTAAAAACCTTTAAAAAACTAGATGGAATGCCTTATAAACTCATCCCTCTAGAAATCCCCAAAGCCATTTTTGATGAAAACCAGCAACGCTTGCCGGCAACTTATGTGAATTTTTTATTGTGCAATGACGCTCTTATTGTGCCCACCTACAACGACCCTAAAGACGCGCTCATTTTAGAAACCTTAAAACAACACACGCCCCTAGAAGTGATAGGGGTTGATTGCAATACTTTAATCAAACAGCATGGAAGCTTGCATTGTGTAACGATGCAACTTTATTGA
- the hypF gene encoding carbamoyltransferase HypF: MQYFNQTAWKLALCNDATLLNKITLFGVVQGVGMRPFIYTLAQKLELVGFARNTQAALEIILPAHKTESFLNALKKGLPPLALVEKIVISPYDKTLKSNGFRILESKNHPLNLLSQIPKDLGMCEDCLREIRDKNSPYFYYAFNSCAKCGARYSLLNALPYDRENSALKPFKLCEFCAFVYKDANNKRFHIQGISCKKCGITLSYKRFKNDDALLECAKDIQKGKIIALKGLGGFALLCDARNFQTIERLRLLKNRPLKPFALMFKDLNTAKQHAFLNALECESLNSTSAPILLARKKPNTQLAPNIAKNSPFYGVILPYTPLHALLLDLLDFPIVFTSANFNSLPLASNEKEIDSLHFIFDFKLTHNRAIIHKIDDSIAQRVDNVIRPMRLARGFAPLYLTLPKRSNGSPKKILALGAEQKGHFSLLDSETSVLLLSPFCGDLSVLENEKHFKETLNFFLKTYDFKPTLLACDKHQNYTTTKMAFEFNTPLLQVQHHHAHFLASVLDALLQDPHLNHPFIGIVWDGSGAYENKIYGAECFVGDFEYIEEVARFEEFWLLGGQKAIKEPRRLVLEIALKHQLNKLLKRVQKHFKEDELEIFQQMHDKKIQSVATNSIGRLFDIVAFSLDLTGTISFEAESGQVLENLALQSDEIAFYPFTIKNSVVCLKKFYQAFEKDLGVLEPERIAKKFFNSLVEIITALIAPFKEHVVVCSGGVFCNQLLCEQLAKRLRGLKRQYFFHKHFPPNDSSIPIGQALMAYFNPTIIKKG; the protein is encoded by the coding sequence TTGCAATACTTTAATCAAACAGCATGGAAGCTTGCATTGTGTAACGATGCAACTTTATTGAACAAAATCACGCTTTTTGGCGTGGTTCAAGGCGTGGGCATGCGCCCTTTTATTTATACCCTAGCTCAAAAATTAGAGCTTGTAGGCTTTGCGCGTAACACCCAAGCGGCTTTAGAAATCATCTTACCCGCTCATAAAACAGAGTCTTTTTTAAACGCCCTAAAAAAAGGGTTACCCCCTTTAGCGTTGGTTGAAAAAATCGTTATTAGCCCTTATGATAAAACGCTCAAATCCAATGGTTTTAGGATTTTAGAAAGCAAGAACCACCCCTTAAATTTGCTCAGTCAAATCCCTAAAGATTTAGGCATGTGTGAAGATTGCTTGCGCGAAATCAGAGATAAAAACTCCCCCTATTTTTATTACGCTTTCAATTCTTGCGCGAAATGCGGGGCGAGATACAGCCTTTTAAACGCCTTGCCCTATGACAGAGAAAACTCCGCCCTAAAGCCTTTCAAACTCTGTGAGTTTTGTGCATTCGTTTATAAAGACGCCAATAACAAACGCTTCCACATTCAAGGCATCAGCTGCAAAAAGTGCGGTATTACGCTCAGTTACAAGCGATTCAAAAATGATGACGCTCTTTTAGAATGCGCTAAAGACATTCAAAAAGGTAAAATCATCGCTCTTAAAGGTTTGGGAGGCTTTGCCCTCTTGTGCGATGCGAGGAATTTTCAAACCATAGAAAGATTACGGCTTTTAAAAAACCGCCCCCTAAAACCTTTCGCGCTCATGTTTAAAGACTTAAACACAGCCAAACAGCATGCGTTTTTGAATGCATTAGAATGCGAGAGCTTAAATTCCACAAGCGCCCCCATTCTTTTAGCGCGTAAAAAACCGAACACGCAATTAGCCCCTAATATCGCTAAAAACTCCCCCTTTTATGGCGTCATCTTACCCTATACCCCTTTGCATGCTTTATTACTGGATTTATTGGATTTCCCTATTGTATTCACGAGCGCGAATTTCAACTCCCTCCCTTTAGCGAGTAATGAAAAAGAGATTGATTCGCTTCATTTTATTTTTGATTTTAAGCTTACGCACAATCGCGCCATCATCCACAAGATTGATGATAGTATCGCGCAGCGCGTGGATAATGTAATTCGCCCCATGCGTTTGGCTAGAGGGTTTGCCCCCCTTTACCTCACTTTGCCCAAACGCTCTAATGGTTCGCCCAAAAAGATTTTAGCGCTTGGAGCGGAGCAAAAAGGGCATTTTAGTTTATTGGATAGTGAAACTTCTGTTCTTTTACTCTCGCCTTTTTGTGGGGATTTGAGCGTTTTAGAAAATGAAAAACACTTTAAAGAAACCTTGAATTTTTTCTTAAAAACCTATGATTTCAAGCCCACGCTCTTAGCTTGCGATAAGCATCAAAACTACACCACCACTAAAATGGCTTTTGAATTTAATACGCCCTTGTTGCAAGTCCAGCACCACCATGCCCACTTTTTAGCGAGCGTTTTAGACGCATTATTGCAAGATCCGCATTTAAACCACCCCTTTATAGGTATTGTTTGGGACGGGAGTGGGGCTTACGAAAATAAGATTTATGGGGCGGAGTGTTTTGTGGGGGATTTTGAATACATTGAAGAAGTGGCTAGGTTTGAAGAATTTTGGCTTTTAGGGGGGCAAAAAGCGATCAAAGAGCCTAGACGCCTAGTTTTAGAAATCGCTTTAAAACACCAGCTCAACAAGCTTTTAAAACGCGTTCAAAAGCATTTCAAAGAAGACGAATTAGAAATTTTCCAACAAATGCATGACAAAAAAATTCAAAGCGTCGCTACCAATTCCATAGGGCGTTTGTTTGATATAGTGGCGTTTAGTTTGGATTTAACAGGAACGATCAGTTTTGAAGCCGAGAGCGGGCAGGTTTTAGAAAATCTAGCCCTACAAAGCGATGAAATTGCCTTTTACCCTTTTACAATCAAAAACAGCGTGGTGTGTTTAAAAAAATTTTATCAAGCGTTTGAAAAGGATTTGGGCGTTTTAGAGCCTGAACGCATCGCCAAGAAATTTTTTAACAGCCTAGTAGAAATCATTACCGCTTTAATCGCGCCTTTTAAAGAGCATGTGGTGGTGTGCAGTGGGGGCGTGTTTTGTAATCAATTATTATGCGAACAATTAGCCAAACGATTGAGGGGGCTAAAGAGGCAGTATTTTTTCCACAAGCATTTCCCTCCTAACGATAGCAGTATCCCTATCGGTCAAGCCTTAATGGCGTATTTCAACCCTACAATCATCAAAAAAGGATAA
- the hypE gene encoding hydrogenase expression/formation protein HypE, producing MDSVTLACGNGGKETNALIERVFMPYLKEFIVAFDEDAPTFKASGEYCVSTDSFVITPLIFNGGDIGKLCVCGSANDVSVQGGEPLYLNMGFILEEGLEIPLLKRILQSIQKELFKANLKLLSLDTKVVPKGSVDKLFINTTCIGKIIKPGISSRHLQQGQAIILSDTIANHGASLFAMRHEIKLKTNLESDCQLLYPLLKPLFLSDLKIDALRDATRGGLASVLNEWANSSRVKIVIEEEKIPLKEETKGICEILGLEPYALANEGVFVLALNQKDAPKALEILKSNEKAKNACVIGKVFENPYPSVVLKNAWGFERILEMPEGELLPRIC from the coding sequence ATGGATAGCGTAACTCTAGCATGCGGGAACGGGGGGAAAGAAACAAACGCTTTAATTGAGCGAGTCTTCATGCCCTATTTGAAAGAATTTATCGTTGCGTTTGATGAAGACGCCCCCACATTTAAAGCTAGTGGGGAATATTGCGTGAGCACGGATAGTTTTGTCATCACGCCCTTGATTTTTAATGGGGGCGATATAGGCAAGCTTTGCGTTTGCGGGAGCGCGAATGACGTGAGCGTGCAAGGGGGCGAACCTTTGTATTTGAATATGGGTTTTATTTTAGAAGAAGGCTTAGAAATCCCTCTTTTAAAGCGAATTTTACAATCCATACAAAAAGAATTGTTTAAAGCCAACCTAAAACTCCTCTCCCTAGACACTAAAGTCGTGCCAAAGGGGAGTGTGGATAAGCTTTTCATCAACACAACTTGTATTGGTAAAATCATCAAGCCAGGGATTTCTTCGCGCCATTTACAACAAGGGCAAGCCATTATCCTAAGCGACACGATCGCCAATCATGGGGCAAGCCTGTTTGCGATGCGTCATGAAATCAAGCTTAAAACGAATCTAGAAAGCGATTGCCAACTGCTCTACCCCTTATTAAAACCCTTATTTTTAAGCGATCTCAAAATTGATGCTTTAAGAGATGCGACTAGGGGAGGGTTAGCGAGCGTGCTGAACGAATGGGCGAACAGCTCTAGAGTGAAAATTGTTATAGAAGAAGAAAAAATCCCCTTAAAAGAAGAAACGAAAGGGATTTGTGAGATTTTAGGGCTAGAACCCTATGCGCTAGCCAATGAGGGGGTGTTTGTGTTAGCGCTCAATCAAAAAGACGCCCCTAAAGCCTTAGAAATTTTAAAAAGTAACGAAAAAGCTAAAAACGCTTGCGTGATTGGCAAAGTGTTTGAAAACCCTTATCCTAGCGTGGTTTTAAAGAACGCATGGGGTTTTGAAAGGATTTTAGAGATGCCAGAGGGCGAATTGTTGCCTAGAATTTGCTAA
- a CDS encoding GDP-L-fucose synthase translates to MNEIILITGAYGMVGQNTALYFKKNKPDVTLLTPKKSELYLLDKDNVQAYLKEYKPTGIIHCAGRVGGIVANMNDLSTYMVENLLMGLYLFSSALDSGVKKAINLASSCAYPKFALNPLKESDLLNGSLEPTNEGYALAKLSVMKYCEYVSAEKGVFYKTLVPCNLYGEFDKFEEKIAHMIPGLIARMHTAKLKNEKNFAMWGDGTARREYLNAKDLARFIALAYENIAQIPSVMNVGSGVDYSIEEYYEKVAQVLDYKGVFVKDLSKPVGMQQKLMDISKQKALKWELEIPLEQGIKEAYEYYLKLLEV, encoded by the coding sequence ATGAATGAGATTATTTTAATCACCGGCGCCTATGGCATGGTGGGGCAGAACACGGCGTTGTATTTTAAAAAAAATAAGCCTGATGTTACTTTACTCACCCCTAAAAAGAGCGAATTGTATTTGTTGGATAAGGACAACGTTCAAGCCTATTTGAAAGAATACAAGCCTACAGGCATTATCCATTGCGCCGGGAGAGTGGGGGGCATTGTCGCTAACATGAACGATCTTTCAACTTACATGGTTGAGAATTTACTCATGGGCTTGTATCTCTTTTCTAGCGCTTTAGATTCGGGCGTGAAAAAAGCCATTAATCTAGCGAGCTCTTGCGCTTATCCCAAATTCGCCCTTAACCCTTTAAAAGAGAGCGATTTGTTGAACGGCTCTTTAGAGCCAACGAATGAGGGCTACGCTTTAGCCAAACTTTCTGTGATGAAGTATTGCGAGTATGTGAGCGCTGAAAAAGGCGTTTTTTATAAAACTTTAGTGCCTTGCAACCTTTATGGCGAGTTTGACAAGTTTGAAGAAAAAATAGCGCACATGATACCAGGGCTTATTGCTAGGATGCACACCGCTAAATTAAAAAATGAAAAAAATTTTGCGATGTGGGGCGATGGCACGGCCAGAAGAGAGTATCTAAACGCTAAAGATTTAGCGAGGTTCATCGCTCTCGCTTATGAGAATATCGCTCAAATCCCTAGCGTGATGAATGTCGGCTCTGGCGTGGATTACAGCATTGAAGAGTATTACGAAAAAGTCGCTCAGGTTTTAGACTATAAGGGCGTGTTTGTTAAGGATTTATCCAAACCAGTGGGCATGCAACAAAAGCTTATGGATATTTCCAAACAAAAGGCTTTAAAATGGGAATTAGAAATCCCTTTAGAGCAGGGCATCAAAGAAGCTTATGAGTATTATTTGAAACTTTTAGAGGTTTGA
- the gmd gene encoding GDP-mannose 4,6-dehydratase, whose amino-acid sequence MKEKIALITGVTGQDGSYLAEYLLNLGYEVHGLKRRSSSINTSRIDHLYEDLHSDHKRRFFLHYGDMTDSSNLIHLIATTKPTEIYNLAAQSHVKVSFETPEYTANADGIGTLRILEAMRILGLENKTRFYQASTSELYGEVLETPQNENTPFNPRSPYAVAKMYAFYITKNYREAYNLFAVNGILFNHESKVRGETFVTRKITRAASAIAYNLTDCLYLGNLDAKRDWGHAKDYVKMMHLMLQAPIPQDYVIATGKTTSVRDFVKMSFEFIGINLEFQDTGIKEIGLIKSVDEKRANALDLNLSHLKTGQIVVRIDERYFRPTEVDLLLGDPTKAEKELGWVREYDLKELVKDMLEYDLKECQKNLYLQDGGYTLRNFYE is encoded by the coding sequence ATGAAAGAAAAAATCGCTTTGATCACCGGGGTTACCGGGCAAGACGGGAGCTATCTGGCTGAATACTTGCTGAATTTGGGTTATGAAGTGCATGGGTTAAAAAGGCGCTCTTCTAGCATCAACACTTCTAGGATCGATCATTTGTATGAAGATTTGCATAGCGATCATAAAAGGCGTTTTTTCTTGCACTATGGGGATATGACCGATAGCTCTAATCTCATCCATTTAATCGCTACCACTAAGCCTACAGAGATTTATAATTTAGCCGCTCAAAGCCATGTGAAAGTTTCTTTTGAAACCCCCGAATACACCGCTAACGCTGATGGTATTGGCACACTAAGGATTTTAGAAGCCATGCGGATTTTAGGCTTAGAAAATAAAACACGATTCTATCAAGCCAGCACGAGCGAATTGTATGGTGAAGTCTTAGAAACCCCGCAAAATGAAAACACCCCCTTTAACCCACGAAGCCCCTATGCGGTCGCTAAAATGTATGCCTTTTACATCACCAAAAATTACAGAGAGGCTTATAATTTGTTTGCGGTTAATGGCATCCTTTTTAACCATGAAAGCAAAGTAAGGGGCGAAACTTTTGTAACCCGTAAAATCACACGAGCCGCTAGCGCGATAGCGTATAACTTAACGGATTGCTTGTATTTAGGGAATTTAGACGCTAAAAGAGACTGGGGGCATGCCAAAGATTACGTGAAAATGATGCATTTAATGCTCCAAGCGCCCATCCCACAAGATTATGTGATCGCTACAGGGAAGACCACAAGCGTGCGCGATTTTGTGAAAATGAGCTTTGAATTTATCGGTATCAATTTAGAATTTCAAGATACAGGGATTAAAGAAATCGGTTTGATTAAAAGCGTTGATGAAAAAAGAGCGAACGCTTTAGACTTAAACTTAAGCCATTTAAAAACAGGCCAAATCGTGGTGCGCATAGACGAGCGCTATTTCAGGCCTACTGAAGTGGATTTGCTTTTAGGCGATCCCACTAAGGCAGAAAAAGAGCTAGGCTGGGTTAGGGAATACGATTTAAAAGAGTTGGTTAAGGACATGTTAGAATACGATTTAAAAGAATGCCAGAAAAACCTTTACTTGCAAGATGGGGGCTATACTTTAAGGAATTTTTATGAATGA
- a CDS encoding mannose-1-phosphate guanylyltransferase/mannose-6-phosphate isomerase, translating into MKIKNILLSGGSGKRLWPLSRSLYPKQFLKLFDHKSLFELSFKRNASLVDETLIVCNEKHYFLALEEIESEIKNKSVGFLLESLSKNTANAIALSALMSDKEDLLIVTPSDHLIKDLQAYENAMKKAIDLAQKGFLVTFGVSIDKPNTEFGYIESPNGLDVKRFIEKPSLEKAIEFQKSGGFYFNSGMFVFQAGVFLDELKKHAPTILKGCERAFESLENAYFFEQKIARLSEKSMQDLEDVSVDIALMQQSHKIKMVGLNAKWSDLGNFNALFEEVANEPKENVSLNQTPVFAKESQNNLVFSHKVSALLGVENLAIIDTKDALLIVHKDKAKDLKALVSEIETHNQELLQTHTKVYRPWGSYEVLHESGCYKVKILEVKPNARLSLQKHFHRSEHWVVISGMASVELDHQSFELQANESTYIPKNTLHRLANYGKIPLIIIEVQVGEYVGEDDIVRVDDDFNRQNQNA; encoded by the coding sequence ATGAAAATTAAAAATATCTTACTGAGTGGGGGGAGCGGCAAACGCTTATGGCCTTTAAGCCGTAGCCTATACCCTAAGCAATTTTTAAAGCTTTTTGACCATAAAAGCTTGTTTGAATTGAGTTTTAAAAGAAACGCTTCATTAGTGGATGAAACGCTCATTGTGTGCAACGAAAAGCATTATTTTTTAGCCCTAGAAGAAATAGAGAGCGAAATCAAAAACAAAAGCGTGGGTTTTTTATTAGAGAGCTTGAGTAAAAACACCGCTAACGCCATTGCTTTGAGCGCTTTAATGAGCGATAAAGAAGATTTACTCATCGTTACGCCAAGCGATCATTTGATTAAAGACCTTCAAGCGTATGAAAATGCAATGAAAAAAGCGATTGATTTAGCGCAAAAAGGTTTTTTAGTCACTTTTGGGGTGAGTATTGACAAGCCCAATACCGAGTTTGGGTATATTGAAAGCCCTAATGGTTTAGATGTGAAGCGATTCATTGAAAAGCCAAGCCTAGAAAAAGCGATAGAGTTTCAAAAAAGCGGGGGTTTTTATTTCAATAGCGGCATGTTTGTTTTCCAAGCGGGCGTTTTTTTAGACGAGCTAAAAAAGCATGCCCCTACTATTTTAAAGGGGTGTGAAAGAGCGTTTGAATCGTTAGAAAACGCGTATTTTTTTGAACAAAAGATCGCTCGTTTGAGCGAAAAGAGCATGCAAGATTTAGAAGATGTGAGCGTGGATATAGCTTTAATGCAACAAAGCCACAAAATCAAAATGGTAGGATTAAACGCCAAATGGAGCGATCTAGGGAATTTTAACGCTCTTTTTGAAGAGGTGGCTAACGAGCCTAAAGAGAATGTCAGCCTGAATCAAACGCCTGTTTTTGCCAAAGAGAGCCAGAATAATTTAGTGTTTTCTCATAAAGTGAGCGCTCTTTTAGGGGTTGAGAATTTAGCCATCATTGACACTAAAGACGCTCTTTTAATCGTTCATAAAGACAAGGCTAAAGATTTAAAAGCCCTAGTGAGCGAGATAGAAACGCATAATCAAGAATTATTACAAACGCACACTAAAGTCTATCGCCCTTGGGGGAGTTATGAAGTCTTGCATGAGAGCGGTTGTTACAAGGTTAAGATTTTGGAAGTCAAACCAAACGCTAGGCTTTCTTTACAAAAGCATTTCCACAGGAGCGAACACTGGGTGGTGATTAGCGGGATGGCGAGCGTGGAGTTGGATCACCAATCGTTTGAATTGCAAGCTAATGAGTCCACTTATATCCCTAAAAACACCCTACACCGCTTGGCTAATTACGGCAAAATCCCTTTAATTATCATAGAAGTTCAAGTGGGCGAGTATGTCGGTGAAGACGATATTGTAAGGGTTGATGATGATTTTAACAGACAAAATCAAAACGCCTAA
- a CDS encoding conjugal transfer protein has product MRKVLYALVGFLLAFSALKADDFLEEANETAPAHLNHPMQDLNAIQGSFFDKNRSKMSNTLNIDYFQGQTYKIRLRYAMATLLFFSKPISDFVLGDKVGFDAKILESNDRILLIKPLQIGVDSNISVIDSEGKIFSFYVFSTTFTSSKHPNLQVFIEDKNYYSNAFLKPQKENKENKENTLENAPTNNKPLKEEKEETKEKEEETITIGDNTNAMKIVKKDIQKGYKALKSSQRKWYCLWACSKKSKLSLMPKEIFNDKQFTYFKFDKKLALSKFPVVYKVVDGYDNPVNTRIVGDYIITEDVSTKWTLRLGKDYLCIRFVKKGKDE; this is encoded by the coding sequence ATGCGTAAGGTTTTATACGCTCTTGTGGGCTTTTTGTTGGCTTTTAGCGCTTTAAAAGCCGATGACTTTTTAGAAGAAGCGAACGAAACAGCCCCGGCGCATTTAAACCACCCCATGCAGGATTTAAACGCCATTCAAGGGAGCTTTTTTGATAAAAACCGCTCAAAAATGTCCAACACTTTGAACATTGATTACTTTCAAGGACAAACCTATAAAATCCGCTTGCGTTATGCGATGGCGACCTTATTGTTTTTTTCAAAACCCATTAGCGATTTTGTTTTAGGGGATAAGGTGGGCTTTGATGCGAAAATATTAGAAAGTAACGATCGCATTTTGCTCATCAAACCCCTACAAATTGGCGTGGATTCTAATATCAGCGTGATAGATAGTGAGGGCAAGATTTTTTCTTTCTATGTGTTTTCTACCACTTTCACCAGCTCCAAACACCCTAATTTGCAGGTTTTTATAGAAGATAAAAATTATTATTCTAACGCTTTTTTGAAGCCCCAAAAAGAAAATAAAGAAAATAAAGAAAATACCCTTGAAAACGCTCCCACAAACAACAAACCCTTAAAAGAAGAAAAAGAAGAAACCAAAGAAAAAGAAGAAGAGACTATAACTATTGGCGATAACACCAATGCGATGAAAATCGTTAAAAAAGACATTCAAAAAGGTTATAAGGCTTTAAAAAGCTCTCAAAGGAAATGGTATTGTTTATGGGCTTGTTCTAAAAAATCCAAACTTTCTTTGATGCCTAAAGAAATCTTTAACGACAAACAATTCACTTATTTCAAATTTGACAAAAAATTAGCGCTCTCTAAATTCCCGGTGGTTTATAAGGTCGTTGATGGCTATGATAACCCGGTGAATACAAGGATTGTAGGCGATTACATTATCACTGAAGACGTTTCTACTAAATGGACTTTAAGGCTGGGTAAGGACTATTTGTGCATCCGTTTTGTCAAAAAGGGTAAAGATGAATAA
- a CDS encoding virB8 family protein, whose amino-acid sequence MREKPFNSEQLIYLEELLSHQEKHLENKLSGFSVNDLDMQSVFRLERNRLKIAYKLLGLMSFIALVLAIVLISILPLQKTEHHFVDFLNQDKHYAIIQRADKSISSNEALARSLIGAYVLNRESINRIDDKSRYELVRLQSSSKVWQRFEDLIKTQNSIYAQSHLEREVHIVNIAIYQQDNNPIASVSIAAKLLNENKLVYEKRYKIVLSYLFDTPDFDYASMPKNPTGFKITRYSITEIAPTNRND is encoded by the coding sequence ATGAGAGAAAAGCCTTTCAACAGCGAGCAATTGATCTATTTAGAAGAGCTTTTAAGCCACCAAGAAAAGCATTTAGAAAACAAGCTTTCTGGTTTTTCGGTGAATGATTTGGACATGCAAAGCGTGTTCAGACTGGAGAGAAACCGCTTGAAAATCGCTTACAAGCTATTAGGCTTGATGAGTTTTATCGCCCTTGTTTTAGCGATCGTGTTAATCAGTATCCTGCCCTTACAAAAAACCGAACACCATTTCGTGGATTTTTTAAACCAGGACAAGCATTACGCCATTATCCAAAGAGCGGATAAAAGCATTTCCAGTAATGAAGCGTTGGCTCGTTCGCTCATTGGGGCGTATGTGTTAAACCGGGAGAGCATTAACCGCATTGACGATAAATCGCGCTATGAATTGGTGCGCTTGCAAAGCAGTTCTAAGGTGTGGCAACGCTTTGAGGATTTGATTAAAACCCAAAACAGCATTTATGCACAAAGCCATTTAGAAAGAGAAGTCCATATCGTCAATATTGCGATCTATCAGCAAGACAATAACCCCATTGCGAGCGTGTCCATTGCCGCTAAACTTTTGAATGAAAACAAGCTCGTGTATGAAAAGCGTTATAAAATCGTATTGAGCTATTTGTTTGACACCCCGGATTTTGATTACGCTTCCATGCCTAAAAACCCTACCGGCTTTAAAATCACTCGTTACAGCATCACTGAAATCGCGCCGACTAATAGGAATGATTGA
- a CDS encoding comB7 lipoprotein, translated as MRIFFVIMGLVFFGCTSKVHEMKKSPCTLYENRLNLA; from the coding sequence ATGAGAATTTTTTTTGTTATCATGGGACTTGTGTTTTTTGGTTGCACCAGTAAGGTGCATGAGATGAAAAAAAGCCCTTGCACCTTGTATGAAAATAGGTTAAATCTCGCATGA
- a CDS encoding P-type conjugative transfer protein TrbL, with amino-acid sequence MKHDAYEIILSWFITPLTAILGRFAEFFLYTLHAQLVFNSVVALAFMLFAYRSLKEQNFFSTSALTEALLFVGFFALFNYALKNPSRFYELFQNAIFIAPNMITQSLSQSLSNFSNHALSLDFIFNHGFYALSFISDLSHNEMSVWLFLSILQALFLSVLFAIIILVYLEVHVWCSLGALFLAFGFFKTWRSVVVICLKKCFALGFYKPFLLLVGFLNVSVTKALIDASMQEKQDLSLLLVVALFLCCVFIIGVPFFINALFRVQNSLKETYKLATNLSANLSQNALNSLQYITTSPAPSSVSPSTSGSVSKEKETHSPTFKVETTQLDVKIPNFKQKKVKKDTINTKNEI; translated from the coding sequence ATGAAACATGACGCTTATGAGATTATCCTTTCTTGGTTTATCACGCCTCTCACGGCGATTTTAGGGCGTTTCGCTGAATTTTTTCTCTACACCTTGCATGCGCAATTGGTGTTTAATAGCGTGGTCGCTTTGGCGTTCATGCTCTTTGCTTATAGGAGTTTGAAAGAACAGAATTTCTTCAGCACTAGCGCGCTAACAGAAGCGTTATTGTTTGTGGGGTTTTTTGCGCTGTTTAACTACGCTTTAAAAAACCCTTCGCGCTTTTATGAATTGTTTCAAAACGCTATTTTTATTGCGCCTAACATGATCACTCAAAGCCTCTCTCAAAGCTTGAGTAACTTTTCTAACCACGCGCTTTCTTTAGATTTTATCTTTAATCATGGTTTTTATGCCCTTAGCTTTATCAGCGATTTGAGCCATAATGAAATGTCCGTGTGGCTTTTTTTAAGCATCTTGCAAGCGCTTTTTTTGAGCGTTTTGTTTGCGATTATCATTTTAGTGTATTTGGAAGTGCATGTGTGGTGCTCTTTAGGGGCGCTGTTTTTAGCGTTTGGGTTTTTTAAAACCTGGAGGAGCGTTGTGGTTATATGCCTAAAAAAATGCTTCGCTCTTGGGTTTTACAAGCCTTTTTTGTTGTTGGTGGGGTTTTTGAACGTGTCGGTTACTAAGGCTTTAATAGATGCTAGCATGCAAGAAAAACAAGACTTAAGCCTTTTATTGGTGGTAGCGTTATTTTTGTGTTGCGTTTTTATCATCGGCGTGCCTTTTTTCATCAACGCTTTGTTTAGGGTGCAAAACAGCCTTAAAGAAACTTACAAACTCGCCACCAATTTGAGCGCTAACCTCAGCCAAAACGCTCTCAATTCCTTACAATACATCACGACCTCGCCCGCTCCCTCTAGCGTTTCTCCTTCTACAAGCGGTAGCGTTTCTAAAGAAAAAGAAACGCATTCCCCCACATTTAAGGTAGAAACCACTCAATTAGATGTAAAAATTCCAAATTTCAAGCAAAAAAAGGTTAAAAAGGATACAATAAATACAAAAAATGAAATTTAA